AGATGGACGCCGGAATCGTGCCGCTCGATGTACGAGGCCAGCAGGCCGGCGTCCATCCGGCGGAAATTTTCCACGAAGTCCACGAAGTTGAACCGTGGCTGCACCCCGAGAACCAGCGCGCTCTCCCCCATCTCCAGGTCCAGATCGACGAGGAGGGTGCGCTTGTGCGTCGTCTTATGGACCACGATCGCCAGATTGGTGGCGAGCGTAGTAGAGCCTCCCCCGCCCTTGGGACTAAAAAAGGCGAGGATCCGTCCGGGAGCTCGCTGCTGGTCGGCACCCGGTTTCCTGAGCTTTCCGGCGACCCGTGTAGCCGCGGCCCGGAGGTCCTCCGGCGCCACGGGCTTCGGCAGATACTCGGAGACTCCAGCCCGCATGGCCGCGAGCAGGTGCTCGCTCGATAGAACCGGCCCCGTGGCAACGAAAAGCTGAGCCGGGTTCTGGTCGAGCATGAACTGGGCGAACTTGAGCCCGAGGTCGGGCGCGTCCTCCAAATCCAACAGGATGACCTCGGGCACTACCGACCGCAACGCGTGGAGCTGTTGTTCGCCGAACTCGCTGAACGGTACGGTCAATTCCAGTTCGATCGCTAGCGGCCGGTCAGGGCCCGTGAGCACGTGCCGCACCAGATCCCCGAACCCGGGATCGGTAGTGATCAGTGCGGCCCGTGGGACAGCCGGAGATGTCACGATAGCCCAGCTTCCTTATTTAATGAGGACGAGGCGTTTGATGAGAGAGCCGGTGGTCGGACCACCAGTGCCACCCTCAACATACCCCAGGAACCTGGCAGTGATGGGGTTCTTACAGGTCCCCAGCCCGCCCGAGGTGGCCGAGCAGGGTCGCTGGTCAATCCAAATCTTGGCGAAGTTCGTAAACTGAATCGGGTTCGAGCTCGGGGAGTTGGCCATAGCGGGAGGATAGAGGCCGACGACGACTACCCGAGGACTCTGAGTCAGCCAGTTAGTCCCAAAGGTTGAGCCGACTACCGTAGCGGTCGGGGTATCCTGCCAATGGGCCGAAGCATCTTGATTGATGATGTACTCCCAGGCGAGCTGCAGCGGTTCCTTGGCGCCATTGGCCTGAGTGTACGGGGTACCGACCGAGGCCTCGATGCAGCGCTCGCCCCTGATGCCTGCCGCGAGGGAATCCACACCCCCCGTGTTGGCGTTGTCCTGCCAGGTTCGAAAATACGACGAGACGAGTCTGTCGCCGCTTGGACTCTGATCGAAGGTTTGCAGGAGAACCTGCCTGCCGTAATCCTTAACCGGAGCAGTGTACCCATCACGAAACGTAGTGCCGTAGCCGGTGGTCGGGGGATCGTAGACGTCCCCAGTGTTGAACGTCCACGGCTCAAATTCGCCCGGGTCGACTATGCCGTTACCGTTCAGGTCCGGGGCATCCCAGACGTGATTGCCGTTCTTATCTTCAAGCTGCGTCCCTGGTCCTGAGTTCGCCGACGTCACGTTGTTGACGTTGTTCCACATGTCGGGCAGCGCGACCGGCTTGAGGCAGTTCGCGTTGCCAGATTCGCTGGCCTGAGCCGTCGCGTGCGCGGTGATTCCCATCGTGCTGGAACCGAAGATGTTCGCGAACCAGAGCCTGAGACCGGACCGCGCCCAAACTACACCGACCGTGTCGACCGTCGCGTCGGGATGAACGTCGACCTCTGGGTCCGTGATCAAGACATTGTGCACGGTGTGCTTCCGGGCAAATTCCTTCGCCCGCGTGATGGCAAGCGCATTCTTGTCGACGGCCGGGTCCGAGATCTGGAAGGCACTCGCGCCGGCCAGGGCCGAGGCGTCCACCGCCCGCTGCGCCTCGGTCTGAGACGACTTGATCATTCCGTAGTCGATGGCGAGGGCCGCCATCCCGAGCGTCATGATGATCATCACCGCCATGATCACGAGTGCGACGCCGCGCCGGTCTCTGCGTGCAATAGTGCGACTCATACCGCCTCCGAATCGTCGACTACAACATCCCAGTAGCGTCACTTCGTGATCCCAATAGCGTCACTTCGTGGAATTCGTGTCCACCGATGCCCGCATCTTCATAGACCCGCTCCAGCGCCAGGTCTGGGGCTCGCCGGTCGGCAGCGGCGCCGGAGTGTCGCTCGGCAATACCAGCTTGGGCGAGACCAGCACCAGGAGCTCGGTGCGGTTCTGCCGAGCGTCCTTGGAACGGAAGAATTGTCCCAGGATCGGGAGATCCCCCAGGATCGGAATCTTAGTAGCGTTATCAGTTAGTGTGTTGTCCATCAGCCCGGCAATGGCCAGATACTGCCCATTCTTCATCTCGACCTCGGTCTCGGCCCGGCGAGACAGAATGCTCGGGATGGTGAAGCCCCCGAAGACCAGCGGGTTCGAGAAGTCGAGCGAGGAGACTTCCGGCATGACCTTGAGCCGGATGCTTCCGTTCCGGGTGATGGTCGGGAGGAACTTGAGCCGGATGCCGAACTCCTTGAAGACGATCGACACCGAGCCGGAGCCGCCGCCGCCCTGCACGGCTGGATAGGGGAACTCGCCGCCGGCCAGGAAGCTCGCCTCCTTGCCAGGCAAGGTGATGAGGTTCGGCTCGGCGAGGCTCCGGAAGTCGCCCTTCGACTGTAGCGCCCGAATCAGGAGCTCGATGCTGGCATTGGCATTGAACAGGCCGACATCGACGATGCCATCGGAGAATCCGCCCGCACCGGTATTACCGGGGGGGACAGTGTTGCTGGCACCCTGCCAGTTACCGTTGTCGTCCAGTTTGTGAGGGTTGAGCGTCGCGATCTGGGAGCGGAACTGCTTGAGTACGCTCTTGTTCACTTCCGCGAACCGCACGTTCAGCATCACCTGGACGGCTTCGGGAGTGGTCAGGTTGTCCACGATGGTGGCACCCGAGCCCTTGGCGATCTCCACCGCGCGGTTGGCCACGCTGGCGTCCCGGACCGTGCCGGAGAGGGTCACGACGTTTCCGCTCGCCACAACGTCCACGTGCTCGCCCTCGAGCACGGAGGCCAGGTAGCGCTCCATACCTGCCGCGTCCGCGGTGACCTCGATGGAGTAGAGCTTGATGGCGCCCGCGTTGTCCCACAGGAAGAGACTGGTGGTACCCAGCGCCTTCCCGTTGATCAGGACCTCGGTGGGCGAGACGACGACGGCCTCGGCGACCGTTGGATCGCCGATGGAGAACCGCTGGATCGCCGTGGTGTTGACCAGCAGGGCCGAGGCCCCCTTCGACACCGAGACGACCTGTTCCGGGGCGCGCACCACGCGCTGCGCCGCGGCGGTCTGGACGCTCAGAACCCCGAGCAGGGCGGCGCATCCCACGAGGCGCCGGAGAGACAGGACAGGGATCAGGCCGCGCCGATGGGTGCTCACGAATCTCCCGGAGTAAGGG
This window of the Gemmatimonadales bacterium genome carries:
- a CDS encoding AAA family ATPase translates to MTSPAVPRAALITTDPGFGDLVRHVLTGPDRPLAIELELTVPFSEFGEQQLHALRSVVPEVILLDLEDAPDLGLKFAQFMLDQNPAQLFVATGPVLSSEHLLAAMRAGVSEYLPKPVAPEDLRAAATRVAGKLRKPGADQQRAPGRILAFFSPKGGGGSTTLATNLAIVVHKTTHKRTLLVDLDLEMGESALVLGVQPRFNFVDFVENFRRMDAGLLASYIERHDSGVHLLSAPFQPEKAETVTADQIRRILAFLRQHYDYIIVDTPRSFAPPILAVFEQADLVFIVSTVDLPSLRNIQRGFPLLKRVLPRGEEQVRLVLNRYNPDDAISPADVERSLGLKVYWKISNDYEAVMGSVNSGKPIVLNGGSSYVRDIKGLSAALTGVAEAKVARGPLGRLTASVGKVFGRNKGQGGK
- a CDS encoding Tad domain-containing protein, encoding MSRTIARRDRRGVALVIMAVMIIMTLGMAALAIDYGMIKSSQTEAQRAVDASALAGASAFQISDPAVDKNALAITRAKEFARKHTVHNVLITDPEVDVHPDATVDTVGVVWARSGLRLWFANIFGSSTMGITAHATAQASESGNANCLKPVALPDMWNNVNNVTSANSGPGTQLEDKNGNHVWDAPDLNGNGIVDPGEFEPWTFNTGDVYDPPTTGYGTTFRDGYTAPVKDYGRQVLLQTFDQSPSGDRLVSSYFRTWQDNANTGGVDSLAAGIRGERCIEASVGTPYTQANGAKEPLQLAWEYIINQDASAHWQDTPTATVVGSTFGTNWLTQSPRVVVVGLYPPAMANSPSSNPIQFTNFAKIWIDQRPCSATSGGLGTCKNPITARFLGYVEGGTGGPTTGSLIKRLVLIK
- a CDS encoding pilus assembly protein N-terminal domain-containing protein yields the protein MSTHRRGLIPVLSLRRLVGCAALLGVLSVQTAAAQRVVRAPEQVVSVSKGASALLVNTTAIQRFSIGDPTVAEAVVVSPTEVLINGKALGTTSLFLWDNAGAIKLYSIEVTADAAGMERYLASVLEGEHVDVVASGNVVTLSGTVRDASVANRAVEIAKGSGATIVDNLTTPEAVQVMLNVRFAEVNKSVLKQFRSQIATLNPHKLDDNGNWQGASNTVPPGNTGAGGFSDGIVDVGLFNANASIELLIRALQSKGDFRSLAEPNLITLPGKEASFLAGGEFPYPAVQGGGGSGSVSIVFKEFGIRLKFLPTITRNGSIRLKVMPEVSSLDFSNPLVFGGFTIPSILSRRAETEVEMKNGQYLAIAGLMDNTLTDNATKIPILGDLPILGQFFRSKDARQNRTELLVLVSPKLVLPSDTPAPLPTGEPQTWRWSGSMKMRASVDTNSTK